A window from Candidatus Bathyarchaeota archaeon encodes these proteins:
- a CDS encoding Lrp/AsnC family transcriptional regulator has product MKLNKTDEKVVATLQADGKDLSLQELADKTGEPSKKVFKSLKKLFENEIVSTQARKYKLVITDTKAIKAKLAAKGEEEPEA; this is encoded by the coding sequence ATGAAACTAAACAAAACTGATGAAAAAGTTGTAGCAACCCTTCAGGCTGATGGCAAAGATTTGTCTCTTCAGGAGTTAGCGGACAAAACTGGTGAGCCATCTAAGAAAGTGTTCAAGTCACTCAAGAAGCTCTTTGAGAACGAAATCGTCTCCACGCAAGCCCGCAAATACAAGCTGGTTATTACTGACACGAAAGCGATCAAGGCGAAGCTAGCGGCGAAAGGCGAAGAAGAACCCGAAGCCTAA